From Candidatus Neomarinimicrobiota bacterium:
TCCTTCGGAGGAAGTATCAGCCGTGGTCAGCAAGGGAAATCTGACAGCGACTTCGGATATTTCGGTAGTGAAAGAGACCGATGCAATAGTGATATGCGTCCCAACGCCCGTAACAGTCCACAAAACCCCCAACGTCGAATTTATAACTAAGGTTGTCGACGGAATAGCGCCCTACCTGCGTAAAGGTCATCTGGTCATCCTTCGCAGCACGACATATCCCGGATCTACAAAGGAGTTTATAGTTCCCCGGATGGAGGAGGCAGGACTGAAGATAGGCAGTGACAGCCATGTAGCGTTTGCGCCGGAAAGGGTCGATCCCGGAAGCAAAAACTACAGCTTTTCGAATACACCGATAGTTGTAGGAGGAGTTACAAAAGAGTGCACCAAAGCTGCTTCGGGATTGCTGAGTATGGTGGCATCCGAAATCATCGAGGTCTCAAGTCCCGAGGTCGCCGAAATGGCAAAACTTCTCGAAAACATCTTCAGAAGCGTCAATATCGCTATGATAAATGAAATGGCTATGCTGTGTGACCGCATAGGAGGCATTGATATCTGGGAGGTAATCGAAGCAGCGTCCACCAAACCGTTCGGATTCATGCAATTCAATCCCGGTCCGGGTATCGGCGGTCACTGCATTCAGATTGATCCTTACTACCTTTCGTGGAAGGCAAAGGAGTATGACTTTTATTCCGATTTCATAGAACAGGCGGCAAAGACAAATGAAAATATGCCTCATTATGTCGCTGAAATGGCAGTGCAGGCTTTGTCCATGTCCGCATCCCCACTCCCCGAATGCAGAGTGCTTGTGCTTGGAGTTTCGTACAAACCTGATATCGATGATTTAAGAAATTCTCCCGGTCTTCACGTCTGGAAAGCCCTTAAACAGAGGGGTGTAAGGAATATCGAATATTCGGATCCATTCGTTCCGACCCTGAATCAGGATTCGATAGAGGCTGAATCGGTGAATCTCACGCCCGAAAGCATAAGCGAATATGAGTGTGTCATCATTATAACAGACCACACCGATTTTGACTGGAAGATGATTTTTGAGAATTCGAAATTCATAATAGATACGAGAAACGCCTCACGGCATGTAGGGGGAGCTACTAAGAACTGTTACTCTCTCGGTGGAGGACAACTGTTAAATAACGGCGCTACGAGTATTTAAATTCGGTAATGACGGATAGAATCAAAGAATTAAAAAAGGCTTTAAGAGAGCGGATATTAGTTCTCGACGGAGCCACCGGGACCGCACTGGAGAAAACTGCAAATGATGCGGATGCCTTCGGCGGCGAGAAATACGAGGGATTGTATGAAGCGCTGAATTTATTCTCCCCGGAATTGGTTCTTCAGCTGCATAAGACCTACTTAGACGCAGGCGCTGACATAATTGAAACAAACACTTTCAGCGGTTCCGCCATTGTCCTGGAAGAGTTCGGGCTCGAGTCAAGGACA
This genomic window contains:
- a CDS encoding nucleotide sugar dehydrogenase produces the protein MGYGNDKLSVIGLGYVGLPLATEFAKKGIKTYGIDVDESKIDKINNGESYITDIPSEEVSAVVSKGNLTATSDISVVKETDAIVICVPTPVTVHKTPNVEFITKVVDGIAPYLRKGHLVILRSTTYPGSTKEFIVPRMEEAGLKIGSDSHVAFAPERVDPGSKNYSFSNTPIVVGGVTKECTKAASGLLSMVASEIIEVSSPEVAEMAKLLENIFRSVNIAMINEMAMLCDRIGGIDIWEVIEAASTKPFGFMQFNPGPGIGGHCIQIDPYYLSWKAKEYDFYSDFIEQAAKTNENMPHYVAEMAVQALSMSASPLPECRVLVLGVSYKPDIDDLRNSPGLHVWKALKQRGVRNIEYSDPFVPTLNQDSIEAESVNLTPESISEYECVIIITDHTDFDWKMIFENSKFIIDTRNASRHVGGATKNCYSLGGGQLLNNGATSI